A genomic stretch from Capricornis sumatraensis isolate serow.1 chromosome 4, serow.2, whole genome shotgun sequence includes:
- the LOC138078187 gene encoding olfactory receptor 6C3-like, translated as MKNHTRPTEFILLGLSDDPELQTVTFLFLIITYILSVTGNLTIIILTLVDFHLQTPMYFFLRNFSILEISFTTVGIPRFLGTIITRDKTISYNDCTAQMFFFIFLGITEFYLLTAMSYDRYVAICKPLHYTTIMNNRVCALLVFCAWLAGFLNILPPVIFFLQLDYCGSNIIDHFACDYFPLLKLSCSDTWLLEVIGFYSAIEILLFTLALIILSYMFIIKTILRLPSASQRKKAFSTCSSHIIVISISYGSCIFMYANPSAKEKASLNKGASILNASVPPMMNPFIYSLRNQQVKQAFKETIQKVIFFSRKCK; from the coding sequence ATGAAAAACCACACAAGACCCACAGAATTCATTCTTTTGGGGCTATCAGATGACCCAGAGCTTCAGACtgtgacttttctctttttaatcatCACATATATATTAAGTGTCACTGGAAATTTGACCATCATCATTCTCACCTTGGTGGACTTCCATCTACAGACACCTATGTATTTTTTCCTCAGGAACTTCTCTATATTAGAAATTTCCTTTACAACTGTCGGTATTCCTAGATTTCTGGGCACAATTATCACCAGGGACAAAACAATTTCATACAATGATTGTACAGCTcagatgtttttcttcattttcttaggtATCACTGAATTTTATCTTCTAACTGCTATGTCCTATGATCGTTATGTAGCTATCTGCAAACCCCTGCATTACACAACCATCATGAACAACAGAGTGTGTGCATTGCTTGTTTTTTGTGCTTGGCTGGCAGGGTTCTTAAACATCCTCCcacctgttattttttttctccagttagATTACTGTGGTTCCAATATCATTGATCACTTTGCTTGTGACTATTTCCCCCTCTTGAAACTATCCTGCTCAGACACATGGCTCCTTGAAGTGATTGGTTTTTACTCTGCAATAGAGATTCTGCTTTTTACTTTGGCATTAATAATTCTGTCCTACATGTTTATCATCAAGACAATTCTGAGGCTGCCATCTGCCAGTCAGAGAAAAAAGGCATTTTCTACATGCTCTTCTCACATCATTGTCATTTCCATCTCTTATGGAAGCTGTATATTCATGTATGCCAACCCATCAGCAAAGGAAAAGGCATCCTTGAACAAAGGAGCATCCATTCTGAATGCTTCTGTTCCTCCTATGATGAATCCATTTATATATTCACTGAGGAACCAGCAAGTGAAACAAGCCTTCAAGGAGACCATCCAAAAGGTTATCTTTTTCTCCAGGAAATGCAAGTGA